AGCCACAACCAGGACTGGATAACGCGGAGGATGAACAGGAATGATTGAACGCGGAAAATTTCGCTCGCTGACGCTGGTTAACTGGAACGGTTTCTTCGCGCGTACTTTCGATCTCGATGAGCTGGTTACCACGCTTTCCGGGGGCAACGGGGCGGGTAAGTCCACTACGATGGCGGCTTTCGTTACGGCGCTTATCCCGGACTTAACCTTGCTGCACTTCCGTAATACCACCGAGGCTGGCGCAACCTCCGGCTCTCGTGATAAAGGTCTTCACGGTAAGCTGAAAGCGGGCGTGTGTTACTCCACGCTGGACGTCATCAACTCGCGCCATCAGCGCGTTGTGGTGGGGGTTCGCCTGCAGCAGGTCGCCGGGCGTGACCGTAAAGTCGATATTAAACCGTTTGCTATTCAGGGCTTGCCGACTTCTATTCAGCCGACGCAGTTACTGACTGAAACGCTAAATGAGCGTCAGGCTCGCGTGCTCAGTCTGCAGGAGCTGAAGGATAAAGTTGAAGCCATTGAAGGCGTGCAGTTCAAGCAGTTCAACTCCATCACCGACTACCACTCGCTGATGTTCGATCTGGGTATTGTTGCTCGTCGCCTGCGCAGCGCCGCAGACCGCAGCAAATACTATCGTCTGATTGAAGCCTCGCTGTACGGCGGTATTTCCAGCGCGATTACCCGTTCCCTGCGTGATTACCTGCTGCCGGAAAACGGCGGCGTGCGTAAAGCCTTCCAGGATATGGAAGCGGCGCTACGTGAAAACCGCATGACGCTGGAAGCGATTCGCGTTACCCAGTCTGACCGTGATTTGTTCAAGCATTTAATCTCGGAAGCGACTGATTACGTGGCGGCGGACTACATGCGCCACGCCAACGAACGGCGTATCCACCTCGATAAAGCGCTGGAATTTCGGCGTGAGCTGCTGATCAGCCGGCAGCAGCTGGCCGCTGAACAGTATAAGCACGTTGATATGGCGCGCGAGCTGGGCGAGCACAGCGGCGCGGAGGGCGATCTGGAAACGGATTACCAGGCCGCAAGCGATCACCTGAACCTGGTACAAACGGCGATTCGCCAGCAGGAAAAGATCGAGCGCTATGAAGCTGACCTCGACGAGCTGCAAATTCGTCTGGAAGAGCAAAATGAAATCGTTGCCGAGGCGCACGAGCAGCAGGAAGAAAACGAGGCCCGGGCCGAAGCCGCCGAGCTGGAAGTGGATGAGCTGAAAAGCCAGCTTGCCGATTACCAGCAGGCGCTGGATGTACAGCAGACCCGTGCGATTCAGTATCAGCAGGCGTTACTGGCGCTGGAACGCGCTCGTGAACTTTGTCACCTGCCGGATTTAACCGCCGACAGCGCCGATGAATGGCTGGACACCTTCAAAGCGAAAGAGATTGAGGCAACCGACAAGTTGCTATCGCTCGAGCAGAAGATGAGCGTAGCTCAGGCGGCGCATAGCCAGTTCGAGCATGCTTACCAACTGGTGACTGCGATCAGCGGCCCGGTGAGCCGCAGCGAAGCCTGGGACACCGCGCGTGAACTGCTGCGCGACAGCAGCAACCAGCGTCATCTGGCCGATCAGGTTCAGCCGCTGCGTATGCGCCTCAACGAGCTGGAACAGCGCCTGCGTGAACAGCAGGAAGCCGAGCGTCTGCTTGCCGACTTCTGTAAACGCCAGGGGAAACAGTTCGATCCAGAAGAGCTTGAAGCGCTGCATGAAGAGCTGGAAGAGCGAATCGGCGCGCTACAGCAAACCGTCTCTGAGGCGAGCGAACAGCGCATGGCCCTGCGCCAGGAGCTGGAACAGATTCAGGCGAGCATTAAAACGCTGAACCTGCGCGCGCCAAGATGGATTGCGGCGCAAACCAGCCTGACCCAGCTGTGTGAACAAAGCGGGGAGCAGTTCGAAGCCAGCCAGCAGGTGACTGAGTACATGCAGCAACTGCTGGAGCGCGAGCGCGAATCCACCGTTGAGCGTGACGAAGTCGGGGCGCGGAAACGCGCCGTGGATGATGAAATCGAGCGCCTCAGCCAGCCTGGCGGTGCCGAAGACCCGCGCCTCAACGCGCTGGCCGAACGCTTTGGTGGCGTGCTGCTGTCTGAAATTTATGACGACATCGGCCTCGAAGACGCGCCGTACTTCTCCGCGCTGTACGGCCCATCCCGCCACGCCATCGTGGTGCCCGATCTTTCTCTGGTGCGTGAGCAGCTGGAAAATCTGGAAGATTGTCCGGAAGACCTGTACCTGATTGAAGGGGACCCGTCTTCGTTTGATGACAGCGTGTTCACCGTTGAAGAGATGGATGCGGCGGTACTTGTCAAAACAGCTGAACGCCAGTGGCGCTATTCCCGTTTGCCGGAGTTGCCGCTGTTTGGTCGCGCCGCGCGTGAAAATCGCCTTGAAGCATTGCATAACGAACGTGAGTCGCTGGCCGAGCGCTTCGCGACGCTTTCTTTCGATGTGCAGAAAAACCAGCGCCTGCACCAGTCGTTTAGCCGTTTTATTGGTCAGCATTTGGGCGTGGCGTTTGAAGACGATCCAGAGGCGGAAATTCGCCATCTCAACAGCCGTCGGGGCGAGATTGAGCGGGCTATTAACAACCACGAAAATGATAATCAGCAGCAGCGCCAGCAGTTCGAGCAAGCGAAAGAGGGTGTGGCCCAGCTTAACCGTCTGCTGCCGCGTATTAGCCTGCTGAATGACGAAACCCTGGCCGATCGCTGCGATGAAATCCAGGAGCGCCTGGATGAAGCCGAAGAGTCAGCCCGCTTTATTCACCAGCACGGTAACCAGTTGATCAAGCTGGAAGGCGTTGTCAGCGTTCTGCAGAGCGACCCTGAGCAGTTCGAACAGCTCAAAGATGACTACGCTCATGCCCAGCAAATACAGCGTGATGCTCGTCAGCGTGCGTTTGCCCTGACCGAAGTCGTGCAGCGCCGAGCCCACTTCAGCTACAGCGATTCTGCCGCTATGCTGGACGGTAACAGCGACCTGAACGAGAAGCTGCGCCAGCGTCTGGAGCAGGCTGAAGTGGAGCGTACGCGTTCCCGTGAAGCGCTGCGCCAGCATGCTCAGCAGTTGGGTCAGTACAGCCAGCTGCTGGCGTCGCTGAAAAGTTCGTTTGATACCAAAAAAGAGCTGCTGACGGATCTGCATAAAGAGCTGCAGGACATCGGCGTTCGCGCTGATGCCGGCGCAGAGGAAAGGGCGCGTGCGCGTCGCGATGAGCTTCATACTGCGCTCAGCAACAACCGCTCGCGTCGTAATCAGCTTGAGAAGCAGCTGACTTACTGCGAAGCGGAGATGAGCAACCTGACCCGTAAACTGAAGCAGCTGGAGCGTAATTACCTCGAAATGCGCGAGCAGGTTGTGACGGCGAAAGCGGGCTGGTGCGCGGTGATGCGTATGGTGAAAGACAATGGCGTCGAGCGCCGTCTGCATCGTCGTGAACTGGCTTATCTTTCCGGGGACGATCTGCGTTCAATGTCGGATAAAGCGTTGGGTGCGCTGCGCCTGGCGGTTGCCGACAACGAACATCTGCGCGACGTGCTTCGTCTGTCGGAAGATCCGAAGCGCCCTGAACGTAAGATTCAGTTCTTCGTTGCGGTATACCAGCATCTGCGCGAGCGTATCCGCCAGGACATCATTCGTACCGACGATCCGGTTGAAGCCATCGAGCAGATGGAAATCGAACTGAGCCGTCTGACAGAAGAGCTGACTTCACGTGAGCAGAAGCTGGCGATCAGCTCCCGCAGCGTGGCGAACATCATTCGCAAGACTATCCAGCGCGAGCAGAACCGTATTCGCATGCTCAACCAGGGCCTGCAAAGCGTCTCCTTCGGGCAGGTGAAGAGCGTTCGTCTGAACGTCAACGTGCGCGAGGCTCACGCAACGCTTCTGAACGTACTTTCCGAGCAGCACGAACAGCATCAGGATCTGTTTAACAGCAATCGTCTAACCTTCTCCGAAGCACTGGCGAAGCTCTATCAGCGTCTGAACCCGCAAATCGACATGGGGCAGCGCACGCCGCAGACCATCGGCGAAGAGCTGCTGGATTACCGTAACTACCTGGAAATGGAAGTTGAGGTAAACCGTGGTTCGGACGGCTGGCTGCGCGCGGAGAGCGGGGCGCTGTCCACCGGGGAAGCTATCGGCACCGGTATGTCTATTCTGGTGATGGTCGTTCAGAGCTGGGAAGATGAGTCGCAGCGTCTGCGTGGGAAAGACATTTCCCCTTGCCGCCTGCTGTTCCTTGACGAAGCGGCGCGACTGGATGCCAAGTCCATCGCCACGCTGTTTGAGCTGTGTGAACGTCTGGAAATGCAATTAATTATTGCTGCACCAGAAAACATCAGCCCGGAAAAAGGGACCACCTATAAGCTGGTGCGTAAGGTCTTCCAGAACAGCGAGCATGTTCACGTTGTTGGCCTGCGTGGCTTTGCTGCCCCGGCGTTGCCGGAGCCGGAGCCACAGCAAGGTTCGGAAACCGCGGACGCCTCATAAAAGGCGATCCTGTGGGGCAAACGACTAAGCGGGCTACGGCCCGCTTTTTCTTTGTCGCGAACAGTCTTAATCTTTAATTTTCTTTACATTTTGTCAGGCAAATGGTTTTTACTGTTTATATACTAGTGGTGAATACTTCCCGCCTTTGACGGTGAGCACAGTAATAAACAGGGGGCAAGGGATGTTGCTTAGAAAAGTTAAAGATTTTCGATTGTCGGCAGTCGGTTACTGCCTGGCGCTCAGTTTCGCTCCGCTGTTTGTGGCCCAGGCCGACGAGCCTGCCGTCGTTCCCTCCGACAGTTCTGCTTTTCAGACCGATCGGCCAATGGAACTCAATCAGCCTTTGGCGCAGTCTACGGCGACGGCCACGATGGCCGGGACTTTGCCAACAAACACGTCCACGATGTCGGCGGCGCAAAGCCGTTCTCAGCTTATGGCGGGCCTGCCTGCGGGCTACACGCCGGTTTATCTTAATGCCCTGTCGGCCTTCTATGCCGCGCGCGATATGAAGCCGATGTGGGAAAATCGCGATGCGGTTAAAGCTTTTCAGCAACAGCTGGCAGAAGTGGCCATTGCCGGAATACAGCCGCAGTTTAACCAGTGGGTTGAGCTGCTGACCGACCCCGCGGTGACCGGTATGGCGCGCGATGTGGTGCTTTCCGATGCCATGATGGGCTACCTGCAATTCGTTTCAGGGATCCCGATTGACGGCAATCGCTGGCTCTATAGCAGCACGCCTTACAAGTTAAAAACGCCGCCTCTGTCGGTGATTAACCAGTGGCAGGTGGCCGTCGACCAGGGCTCACTGGTGAACTTTATCGACAGCCTTGCGCCGCAGCATCCGCAGTATGCCCAACTGCACCAGTCTCTGATTCATCTGCTGGCAGATACCCGCCCGTGGCCGCAGATGTCTGGCAAAGAGACCTTGAGACCTGGGCAGTGGAGCAACGACGTGGGGGCGCTGAGAGAAATTCTTGCCCGAACTGGTATGCTCCAGGATAAGCCATCGGGGATGACCAGCATGGCCGATGTTACCGTAAGCCCGTCCGCGATTAATGTCGAAGACGCTTCTCCTCAGGCGGGTAAGAAGAAATCTCAGGCTGCTGCCCGCGGCGTTTACAGCCGGGATCTGGTCGACGGCGTGAAACGTTTCCAGCAATGGCAAGGGCTGGGCTCGGACGGGGCGATTGGCCAACTGACGCGCGACTGGCTTAACGTCACGCCTCAGCAGCGTGCGGCACTGGTGGCGTTGAATATTCAGCGTTTACGCCTGCTGCCGGACAAGCTTGAGACCGGCATTATGGTGAACATTCCTAACTATTCGCTGGTGTATTACCTCAACGGGAACGAGGCCCTGGCTTCTCGCGTTATCGTCGGGCGTCCGGATCGCAAAACCCCGATGATGAGCAGCGCGCTGAACAATGTCGTGGTTAACCCGCCGTGGAACGTGCCCCCAACGCTGGCGCGAAAAGATATTTTGCCGAAGGTTCGTCAGAATCCGGGTTACCTGGAGCAGCACGGCTATAGCGTGATTCGCGGCTGGAGCAACAATGCCGAGATGATCGATCCGTGGCGCGTAGACTGGTCGACGATCACCGAGAATAACCTGCCGTTCCGCTTCCAGCAGAAGCCCGGCACGCAGAACTCCCTTGGGCGCTACAAGTTCAATATGCCGAGTTCCGATGCCATCTACCTGCACGACACGCCAAATCATAACCTGTTCCAGAAGGATGCAAGGGCGTTGAGTTCAGGCTGCGTGCGCGTCAATAAGGCATCCGAACTTGCAAATATGCTGCTGCAGGATGCCGGGTGGAATGATTCCCGGATATCCAGCACGTTGCAGGAAGGAAACACTAAGTATGTTAATATCCGTCATAACATTCCGGTTAATCTCTACTATCTGACCGCTTTTGTCGGAAAAGATGGCCGCACCGAGTTTCGTACAGATATTTACAATTATGATCTCACCGCGCGATCTGGCGCACAAAACCTCGCAAAAGCCGGGTTATTAATCCGCTAAACGCAACATTTCTAATGAATTAGTGGTCGTAGAAAATGTAAAACGCAGCCGGGCCCTCTACAGGGCCCGCCGTTGCTGGGTTTTATCGTGCCTTGACTCCCCGGATTCGGGCAGTTATGGTGCGATGGCAGTGCGCAAAAGTGCATATTAAACCATCATTTTATTACCTGTAGACCTGGATATCATGGACAAATTTGACGCTAATCGCCGCAAGCTACTGGCTTTGGGGGGCGTGGCTTTCGGTGCCGCTCTCATGCCTTTGCCGTCGTTTGCCACCCTCTCGACACCACGCCCGCGTATTTTGACTCTCAATAACCTGCATACTGGAGAGTCACTGAAAGCTGAGTTTTTTGATGGCAGAGGCTATATTCAGGATGAATTAGCAAAACTTAATCACTTCTTCCGGGACTACCGGGCGAACAAGATTAAATCCATCGATCCTTCCCTGTTTGACCAACTCTATCGCCTGCAGGGGCTTTTAGGGACTAACAAACCGGTTCAGCTGATTTCTGGCTACCGTTCCATCGACACCAATAATGAACTTCGCGCTCACAGCCGCGGTGTGGCGAAAAAAAGCTACCACACTAAAGGCCAGGCGATGGATTTCCATATTGAAGGCGTTTCGTTAAGCAATATTCGCAAAGCAGCATTATCTATGCGGGCAGGTGGTGTAGGATACTACCCCAGCAGCGACTTTGTGCATATTGATACCGGGCCGGTAAGGCACTGGTAAAACAACGGAATCCGGCTTTGTTGTCGGTAATGGAGCAGCATGAACTATCACATTATTCCGGTCACGGCTTTTGCCCAGAACTGTTCTCTTATTTGGTGCGAGGAAACGCAGCAGGCGGCGCTGGTGGATCCCGGCGGCGATGCGGCTCGCATTATGCAAGAAGTGGCACAGAAAGGCGTGCAGATTGGCCAGATCCTGTTGACGCATGGTCATCTCGATCACGTCGGCGCGGCGGCTGAGCTGGCGGCACACTACGGCGTGCCCGTTGTGGGGCCGGAAAAAGAAGATGAGTTCTGGCTGCAGGGACTGCCGCAGCAAAGCCGGATGTTTGGTCTCGACGAGTGTCAGCCTTTGACGCCGGATCGCTGGTTAAACGAAGGGGAATGTGTCTCCGTAGGGAATGTAACTTTACAGGTGTTGCATTGTCCGGGGCATACGCCTGGCCATATTGTCTTCTTCGATGCGGCCTCTCGTTTGCTGGTCTCTGGTGATGTCATCTTTAAAGGCGGAGTGGGGCGCAGCGACTTCCCTCGCGGTGACCACGCGGCGTTGATTGACTCGATCAAACGTAAGCTGCTGCCGCTGGGGGATGATGTGACCTTTATTCCCGGCCACGGCCCAATGTCTACCCTGGGCTACGAACGCCTGCACAATCCTTTTTTGCAGGATGAGCAGCCGGTCTGGTAACGCCGTTTTTCAGTA
This Klebsiella michiganensis DNA region includes the following protein-coding sequences:
- the mukB gene encoding cell division protein MukB (SMC (structural maintenance of chromosomes) family of proteins; involved in chromosome condensatin and partitioning; forms a homodimer and the C-terminal is essential for DNA-binding activity while the purified N-terminal domain binds FtsZ; mutations result in cell division defects), with the protein product MIERGKFRSLTLVNWNGFFARTFDLDELVTTLSGGNGAGKSTTMAAFVTALIPDLTLLHFRNTTEAGATSGSRDKGLHGKLKAGVCYSTLDVINSRHQRVVVGVRLQQVAGRDRKVDIKPFAIQGLPTSIQPTQLLTETLNERQARVLSLQELKDKVEAIEGVQFKQFNSITDYHSLMFDLGIVARRLRSAADRSKYYRLIEASLYGGISSAITRSLRDYLLPENGGVRKAFQDMEAALRENRMTLEAIRVTQSDRDLFKHLISEATDYVAADYMRHANERRIHLDKALEFRRELLISRQQLAAEQYKHVDMARELGEHSGAEGDLETDYQAASDHLNLVQTAIRQQEKIERYEADLDELQIRLEEQNEIVAEAHEQQEENEARAEAAELEVDELKSQLADYQQALDVQQTRAIQYQQALLALERARELCHLPDLTADSADEWLDTFKAKEIEATDKLLSLEQKMSVAQAAHSQFEHAYQLVTAISGPVSRSEAWDTARELLRDSSNQRHLADQVQPLRMRLNELEQRLREQQEAERLLADFCKRQGKQFDPEELEALHEELEERIGALQQTVSEASEQRMALRQELEQIQASIKTLNLRAPRWIAAQTSLTQLCEQSGEQFEASQQVTEYMQQLLERERESTVERDEVGARKRAVDDEIERLSQPGGAEDPRLNALAERFGGVLLSEIYDDIGLEDAPYFSALYGPSRHAIVVPDLSLVREQLENLEDCPEDLYLIEGDPSSFDDSVFTVEEMDAAVLVKTAERQWRYSRLPELPLFGRAARENRLEALHNERESLAERFATLSFDVQKNQRLHQSFSRFIGQHLGVAFEDDPEAEIRHLNSRRGEIERAINNHENDNQQQRQQFEQAKEGVAQLNRLLPRISLLNDETLADRCDEIQERLDEAEESARFIHQHGNQLIKLEGVVSVLQSDPEQFEQLKDDYAHAQQIQRDARQRAFALTEVVQRRAHFSYSDSAAMLDGNSDLNEKLRQRLEQAEVERTRSREALRQHAQQLGQYSQLLASLKSSFDTKKELLTDLHKELQDIGVRADAGAEERARARRDELHTALSNNRSRRNQLEKQLTYCEAEMSNLTRKLKQLERNYLEMREQVVTAKAGWCAVMRMVKDNGVERRLHRRELAYLSGDDLRSMSDKALGALRLAVADNEHLRDVLRLSEDPKRPERKIQFFVAVYQHLRERIRQDIIRTDDPVEAIEQMEIELSRLTEELTSREQKLAISSRSVANIIRKTIQREQNRIRMLNQGLQSVSFGQVKSVRLNVNVREAHATLLNVLSEQHEQHQDLFNSNRLTFSEALAKLYQRLNPQIDMGQRTPQTIGEELLDYRNYLEMEVEVNRGSDGWLRAESGALSTGEAIGTGMSILVMVVQSWEDESQRLRGKDISPCRLLFLDEAARLDAKSIATLFELCERLEMQLIIAAPENISPEKGTTYKLVRKVFQNSEHVHVVGLRGFAAPALPEPEPQQGSETADAS
- a CDS encoding murein L,D-transpeptidase (catalyzes the formation of a meso-diaminopimelyl- meso-diaminopimelyl crosslink), whose product is MLLRKVKDFRLSAVGYCLALSFAPLFVAQADEPAVVPSDSSAFQTDRPMELNQPLAQSTATATMAGTLPTNTSTMSAAQSRSQLMAGLPAGYTPVYLNALSAFYAARDMKPMWENRDAVKAFQQQLAEVAIAGIQPQFNQWVELLTDPAVTGMARDVVLSDAMMGYLQFVSGIPIDGNRWLYSSTPYKLKTPPLSVINQWQVAVDQGSLVNFIDSLAPQHPQYAQLHQSLIHLLADTRPWPQMSGKETLRPGQWSNDVGALREILARTGMLQDKPSGMTSMADVTVSPSAINVEDASPQAGKKKSQAAARGVYSRDLVDGVKRFQQWQGLGSDGAIGQLTRDWLNVTPQQRAALVALNIQRLRLLPDKLETGIMVNIPNYSLVYYLNGNEALASRVIVGRPDRKTPMMSSALNNVVVNPPWNVPPTLARKDILPKVRQNPGYLEQHGYSVIRGWSNNAEMIDPWRVDWSTITENNLPFRFQQKPGTQNSLGRYKFNMPSSDAIYLHDTPNHNLFQKDARALSSGCVRVNKASELANMLLQDAGWNDSRISSTLQEGNTKYVNIRHNIPVNLYYLTAFVGKDGRTEFRTDIYNYDLTARSGAQNLAKAGLLIR